Part of the Nicotiana sylvestris chromosome 2, ASM39365v2, whole genome shotgun sequence genome, GATGGCAGTGGATATCAAATTTCAGCAACAACAATAAGAGCAGAATATGGATACTATAGGATCCCAGAATCTTTGGGTTTAAATCGATTGACATAGATGGCCAATGCATACATGGACAGGTCAGAACACACTCAAGATTACTAGCATTTGGATTTACAACAATATATGGTATGCATACTATAAAAGATAGATTGGATATGTGACAGAAATTGAGGCAGATAAATAGCTTGCAGCAAGGACCATGACTAGTAATGGGAGAGATTTTAATGCAGTATTGACTAGTCAGGATCAATTGCATGGTACTATAATGCAAGATATGGAAACAAAGGATTTTAGGGAATGCATGAGTGATACAGGAATAAATGAATTACCTGCTGTGGGAAGGGAttatacatggacaaataaccaTACATATAGCAGAATAGATAGAGGATTGGTAAACATGGACTGGATGATAACAATTCCTAGTAAGAGTATACAAATCCTAGAGCCATCTTTCTCTGATCATTCCCCACTTAAGCTGACGATTTCACAAATGTATGGGAAGAAAACCAGTTCATTTATATTTTTCAATTGCATTGCTGAGCATCCTCAATTTATACAAGAAGTAGATCAAGCATGGAACTCAATTGGAGAAGATAGGAAGCTACTGAGAGATGGAACAAACTAAAAAGAGTTAAGCAAgctgtgagcacgcgatttttgcctcacaagaattactccaaaaagaattcccaaaattagatttttatctaattatttgCTAAAATTAGGAATTACTGTGCAATTTGCTTGAGTGTTTGCATattttgtgcatatttaattaatgcattgaaaatacaaaaaatatagcatctgcatttagaatttagttttgcatttttagattaattaagtaaattgttgctttacaaaaaatgaaaaaaaatagttttttgctTTTAATTTTAGTCTTGAATTTTagtaatttttcctttaattgatACTTAATTTAATCGTGGTAATTATAATTTGAAGTCTAGTTAATTTAATAAGATAATTTAATcagggattaatttaggtttgtattttaattttagtttaaaaatattttttttttaaaaatcagaaaatgaaaaaaaaaagaataagaaatccATTTGGGGCcacatttaattaaaaaattcCAGGCCCAAGTCGTTTTACCCCAGTCCAGCCCAAAACCCAGCCAAACAAAGCCAAAAAACCAGCTCAGACCCGTCCCAACCCGATCTGCCCCCTTTATaattcaaacgacgtcgttttaccACTCATtcatctgagccgttgatttgaTTTCATCCTACGGCTACGATTTTGCCCCTAACCCGCCTCACCTGAATCCGACCCGTTTCATctgagaccgatccggtctcTAACCcattcaaacgacgtcgttcctaTTAAGTGattgatccaagccgttgatctcatttgatcaaacggcctggatccaattccaccccagtatatatatatatatatcccaaatAGACCCCCGCCCCCTCAGAACCCCCCATCTCGTCTGTCGTCTCCCTCACCCCAAACCCTAGATACCAGCCACCACCATTCCCCACCgccttccggtggcggcgccggctcCTACCCACATGAAAATAACACCCCAAGACCCTCTACGTCTCCTCATCcccaatctatagttagtttcccTTGAATCACCCTAGtatttctcgaatcttcaatcgaagcaGTCCGGTCCTAAAATCCCCGAACTCTAGCTCACCCAATCGGCCCCAAATTCACACCGTAGAACCCCCTCACTCCCATATTCCCTAATCCATAACCAGTTTCTTTCGAATGGGGACCAATCTGCTAGAATCTTAAATCCAAGAGCCAAACCCGAACTCAAGACTGATGATAATTTTAGAACCGAGTTCGTCACAAAATAGTGTTACTCACTTGTTTTGACAAAGAACAATTGACTAACATTATTTGGCGATGGAATCGGAAAGTCAGGATACCAAGCTTTTCCAGTTTAATCGGTAAGTTCTTGCATGtttctgtgtttgtttgattaattttatTCCAATGGTCATTTCCTTCTTCTCATTTTCTTTGCTCAATTGAAATTCGATCAGTACTCTGGTATAAATTATTTCTGTTCACGGTTTGTTTTTTTAGATTGGTTTTTTTGGATTTGTTTCGTATAATTGGTATATCAGTAGACTTTGAAATCGTATTTCGTTTAATCACTTAGTCAGAATAATTAGGATTAGTTCAATAGTTTGGTTTAACttcttgtttaattatgttgataaGAATTGATTAAGATAAGTATAATTCAAGTGTTTACCTACTTAAAAAGCTTTTAATAGTGGTAGGGTTGGGATTGCAATAGCTGTTTAAATTAAGAAAGCACTAAGCTAGTGGGTAGTTAAAAATGAAAAGGTGAATTGATAATGGAGGAAACACTAAAATGAATGCCTATAAAAGGCTGAACTTGAGAGGTGTAGGAGGGCGGACAAGAGAACATTCTGAAAATACTGAAAAATACAGAGTGGAAAGAAAGGAAGAATTTCTGAAAATATTGAAAAAGACAGAGATTTTAAGATTGAAACATACAGAGATAGATATAAAGAGAAATTCTGAA contains:
- the LOC138886284 gene encoding uncharacterized protein; amino-acid sequence: MTSNGRDFNAVLTSQDQLHGTIMQDMETKDFRECMSDTGINELPAVGRDYTWTNNHTYSRIDRGLVNMDWMITIPSKSIQILEPSFSDHSPLKLTISQMYGKKTSSFIFFNCIAEHPQFIQEVDQAWNSIGEDRKLLRDGTN